A portion of the Phacochoerus africanus isolate WHEZ1 chromosome 5, ROS_Pafr_v1, whole genome shotgun sequence genome contains these proteins:
- the ZNF668 gene encoding zinc finger protein 668 isoform X1: MNISGLREAQPIKAMEVESLEDRSPAPGYKRSGRRYKCLSCTKTFPNAPRAARHAATHGPADCTEEAAEVKLKPETDPKAEDASGDKVSGAAAKPRPYACPLCPKAYKTAPELRSHGRSHTGEKPFPCPECGRRFMQPVCLRVHLASHAGELPFRCAHCPKAYGALSKLKIHQRGHTGERPYTCADCGKSFADPSVFRKHRRTHAGLRPYGCERCGKAYAELKDLRNHERSHTGERPFLCSECGKSFSRSSSLTCHQRIHAAQKPYRCPACGKGFTQLSSYQSHERTHSGEKPFLCPRCGRMFSDPSSFRRHQRAHEGVKPYRCEKCGKDFRQPADLAMHRRVHTGDRPFKCLQCDKTFVASWDLKRHALVHSGQRPFRCEECGRAFAERASLTKHSRVHSGERPFHCNACGKSFVVSSSLRKHERTHRSSEAAGAPPQQELVVGLALPVSVAGEGSATPAAGAGLGDPPAGLLGLPPESGGVMATQWQVVGMTVEHVECQDAGVGEAPGPLGGAGEVGGEEVDEKPPQFVCRECKETFSTLTLLRRHERSHPELRPFPCTQCGKSFSDRAGLRKHSRTHSSVRPYTCPHCPKAFLSASDLRKHERTHPVPIGTPTPLEPLVALLGMPEEGPA, translated from the exons ATGAATATAAGCGGACTTAG AGAAGCCCAGCCCATCAAGGCCATGGAGGTAGAGTCTTTGGAGGACCGGTCCCCAGCCCCGGGGTACAAGCGCTCTGGCCGCCGCTATAAGTGCCTATCCTGTACCAAGACATTTCCAAATGCGCCCCGCGCAGCACGTCACGCTGCCACACATGGGCCTGCAGACTGCACAGAGGAGGCAGCCGAGGTGAAGCTGAAGCCAGAGACAGACCCCAAAGCGGAGGATGCCAGTGGGGACAAGGTATCAGGTGCAGCGGCTAAGCCTCGGCCCTACGCGTGCCCGCTGTGCCCCAAGGCTTACAAAACGGCACCAGAGCTGCGCAGTCACGGGCGCAGccacacgggcgagaagcccttCCCCTGCCCGGAGTGCGGCCGCCGCTTCATGCAGCCCGTGTGCCTGCGCGTGCACCTAGCCTCGCACGCAGGTGAGCTGCCCTTCCGCTGCGCGCACTGCCCCAAGGCCTATGGCGCGCTCTCCAAGCTCAAGATCCACCAGCGCGGCCACACCGGCGAGAGGCCCTACACCTGCGCCGACTGCGGCAAGAGCTTCGCAGACCCCTCGGTATTCCGAAAGCACCGGCGCACGCACGCAGGCCTGCGGCCCTATGGCTGCGAGCGCTGTGGCAAAGCCTATGCTGAGCTCAAGGACCTCCGCAACCACGAGCG GTCCCACACAGGCGAGCGCCCCTTCCTCTGCTCAGAGTGTGGGAAGAGCTTCTCCCGCTCGTCCTCACTCACCTGCCACCAGCGCATCCACGCTGCACAGAAGCCTTACCGTTGCCCGGCCTGCGGCAAGGGCTTCACGCAGCTCAGCTCCTACCAGAGTCACGAGCGCACGCACTCGGGCGAGAAGCCCTTCCTGTGCCCGCGCTGCGGCCGCATGTTCTCCGACCCCTCGAGCTTCCGGCGTCACCAGCGGGCCCACGAGGGCGTGAAGCCCTACCGCTGCGAGAAATGTGGCAAAGACTTCCGTCAGCCTGCCGACCTGGCCATGCACCGGAGGGTGCACACGGGCGACCGGCCGTTCAAGTGCTTGCAGTGCGACAAGACGTTCGTGGCGTCCTGGGACCTCAAGCGACACGCGTTGGTGCACTCGGGCCAGCGGCCCTTCCGCTGTGAGGAGTGCGGGCGGGCCTTTGCTGAGCGAGCCAGCCTCACAAAACACAGCCGGGTGCACTCGGGTGAGCGCCCCTTCCACTGCAATGCCTGCGGAAAGTCCTTCGTGGTCTCGTCAAGCCTGAGGAAGCACGAGCGGACTCATCGAAGTAGCGAGGCCGCAGGGGCTCCCCCGCAACAGGAGCTGGTAGTGGGGCTGGCGCTGCCAGTCAGCGTGGCAGGCGAGGGCTCAGCCACTCCGGCAGCAGGGGCGGGGCTCGGGGACCCTCCAGCCGGGCTGCTGGGGCTGCCCCCGGAATCAGGAGGTGTGATGGCCACCCAGTGGCAAGTGGTGGGCATGACGGTGGAGCACGTGGAGTGCCAAGATGCTGGGGTTGGGGAGGCTCCTGGTCCCTTGGGGGGGGCAGGCGAGGTGGGGGGTGAGGAGGTGGACGAGAAACCACCACAGTTTGTGTGCCGGGAGTGCAAGGAGACCTTCTCCACGCTGACGTTGCTGCGAAGGCACGAGCGCTCACACCCAGAGCTCCGGCCCTTTCCCTGCACCCAGTGTGGGAAGAGCTTCTCAGACAGGGCTGGGCTGCGCAAGCACAGCCGCACCCACAGCTCTGTGCGCCCCTACACCTGCCCCCACTGCCCCAAGGCCTTCTTGAGTGCCAGCGACCTGCGCAAGCACGAACGCACCCACCCTGTGCCCATCGGGACCCCTACACCCCTGGAGCCCCTTGTGGCTTTGCTGGGAATGCCTGAAGAGGGGCCAGCCTGA
- the ZNF668 gene encoding zinc finger protein 668 isoform X2: MEVESLEDRSPAPGYKRSGRRYKCLSCTKTFPNAPRAARHAATHGPADCTEEAAEVKLKPETDPKAEDASGDKVSGAAAKPRPYACPLCPKAYKTAPELRSHGRSHTGEKPFPCPECGRRFMQPVCLRVHLASHAGELPFRCAHCPKAYGALSKLKIHQRGHTGERPYTCADCGKSFADPSVFRKHRRTHAGLRPYGCERCGKAYAELKDLRNHERSHTGERPFLCSECGKSFSRSSSLTCHQRIHAAQKPYRCPACGKGFTQLSSYQSHERTHSGEKPFLCPRCGRMFSDPSSFRRHQRAHEGVKPYRCEKCGKDFRQPADLAMHRRVHTGDRPFKCLQCDKTFVASWDLKRHALVHSGQRPFRCEECGRAFAERASLTKHSRVHSGERPFHCNACGKSFVVSSSLRKHERTHRSSEAAGAPPQQELVVGLALPVSVAGEGSATPAAGAGLGDPPAGLLGLPPESGGVMATQWQVVGMTVEHVECQDAGVGEAPGPLGGAGEVGGEEVDEKPPQFVCRECKETFSTLTLLRRHERSHPELRPFPCTQCGKSFSDRAGLRKHSRTHSSVRPYTCPHCPKAFLSASDLRKHERTHPVPIGTPTPLEPLVALLGMPEEGPA; encoded by the exons ATGGAGGTAGAGTCTTTGGAGGACCGGTCCCCAGCCCCGGGGTACAAGCGCTCTGGCCGCCGCTATAAGTGCCTATCCTGTACCAAGACATTTCCAAATGCGCCCCGCGCAGCACGTCACGCTGCCACACATGGGCCTGCAGACTGCACAGAGGAGGCAGCCGAGGTGAAGCTGAAGCCAGAGACAGACCCCAAAGCGGAGGATGCCAGTGGGGACAAGGTATCAGGTGCAGCGGCTAAGCCTCGGCCCTACGCGTGCCCGCTGTGCCCCAAGGCTTACAAAACGGCACCAGAGCTGCGCAGTCACGGGCGCAGccacacgggcgagaagcccttCCCCTGCCCGGAGTGCGGCCGCCGCTTCATGCAGCCCGTGTGCCTGCGCGTGCACCTAGCCTCGCACGCAGGTGAGCTGCCCTTCCGCTGCGCGCACTGCCCCAAGGCCTATGGCGCGCTCTCCAAGCTCAAGATCCACCAGCGCGGCCACACCGGCGAGAGGCCCTACACCTGCGCCGACTGCGGCAAGAGCTTCGCAGACCCCTCGGTATTCCGAAAGCACCGGCGCACGCACGCAGGCCTGCGGCCCTATGGCTGCGAGCGCTGTGGCAAAGCCTATGCTGAGCTCAAGGACCTCCGCAACCACGAGCG GTCCCACACAGGCGAGCGCCCCTTCCTCTGCTCAGAGTGTGGGAAGAGCTTCTCCCGCTCGTCCTCACTCACCTGCCACCAGCGCATCCACGCTGCACAGAAGCCTTACCGTTGCCCGGCCTGCGGCAAGGGCTTCACGCAGCTCAGCTCCTACCAGAGTCACGAGCGCACGCACTCGGGCGAGAAGCCCTTCCTGTGCCCGCGCTGCGGCCGCATGTTCTCCGACCCCTCGAGCTTCCGGCGTCACCAGCGGGCCCACGAGGGCGTGAAGCCCTACCGCTGCGAGAAATGTGGCAAAGACTTCCGTCAGCCTGCCGACCTGGCCATGCACCGGAGGGTGCACACGGGCGACCGGCCGTTCAAGTGCTTGCAGTGCGACAAGACGTTCGTGGCGTCCTGGGACCTCAAGCGACACGCGTTGGTGCACTCGGGCCAGCGGCCCTTCCGCTGTGAGGAGTGCGGGCGGGCCTTTGCTGAGCGAGCCAGCCTCACAAAACACAGCCGGGTGCACTCGGGTGAGCGCCCCTTCCACTGCAATGCCTGCGGAAAGTCCTTCGTGGTCTCGTCAAGCCTGAGGAAGCACGAGCGGACTCATCGAAGTAGCGAGGCCGCAGGGGCTCCCCCGCAACAGGAGCTGGTAGTGGGGCTGGCGCTGCCAGTCAGCGTGGCAGGCGAGGGCTCAGCCACTCCGGCAGCAGGGGCGGGGCTCGGGGACCCTCCAGCCGGGCTGCTGGGGCTGCCCCCGGAATCAGGAGGTGTGATGGCCACCCAGTGGCAAGTGGTGGGCATGACGGTGGAGCACGTGGAGTGCCAAGATGCTGGGGTTGGGGAGGCTCCTGGTCCCTTGGGGGGGGCAGGCGAGGTGGGGGGTGAGGAGGTGGACGAGAAACCACCACAGTTTGTGTGCCGGGAGTGCAAGGAGACCTTCTCCACGCTGACGTTGCTGCGAAGGCACGAGCGCTCACACCCAGAGCTCCGGCCCTTTCCCTGCACCCAGTGTGGGAAGAGCTTCTCAGACAGGGCTGGGCTGCGCAAGCACAGCCGCACCCACAGCTCTGTGCGCCCCTACACCTGCCCCCACTGCCCCAAGGCCTTCTTGAGTGCCAGCGACCTGCGCAAGCACGAACGCACCCACCCTGTGCCCATCGGGACCCCTACACCCCTGGAGCCCCTTGTGGCTTTGCTGGGAATGCCTGAAGAGGGGCCAGCCTGA